The window GATTCCCGCCGGCTCCTGGTCGGAGAGCGAGCTGATCCGCGCGAGCGTGTCCTGGCCGAGGCCGCGGATGAACTCCACGATCGCCGGGTTCATCCCCTCGTGGACGAGAGGGACACGGACCTTCCTGCCCACCACCTGGAACTGTTCCTTCTCCACGATCCGGTATCGCATGCTGCTGTTCCCTTCGACGACGAGTCGGAAGGAGAGCCGGGGCTGCGAGCTCAGTGAGGCTCCGGTCCGCCGGGCCTCGCCGGGGCCCACACCGTGCACGGTGCGGAACGCCCGCGCGAACGCCTCGCCCGAGCCGTAGCCGTACCGCACCGCGATCTCCAGCAGCGTCCGCTCGCCGGCGAGCACCTCCGCGCCCGCCACGGTGAGCCGTCTGCGCCGGATGTACTCCGACAGCGGGAGCCCCGCCAGGGCGGAGAACAGCCGGCGGAAGTGGTACTCCGACGTCATCGCGATCCGTGCCAGCTCGGTGACCTCGATCCGCTGGTCGAGGCGCGACTCGATGTGCTCCAGGGCCTCGTTCAGTCGCTCCAGCAACTCGGTCTCCTTCCTTTGCGTCCTCCACGTTAGGAAGGTCGTACTGTGCCGGACCCGACATCTCCTGCCCGGTCCTGTCGGGTCGGAGACGGGCCGGGTCGGACCGGGCCGGGCCGGGCCAGGACCTCGTACCGGATTAAAGAAACGCTTGCGTTTCGTTCCGGGCCCTCGTAGCGTACCTGTACGAAACCGTTTCGTATCGATGGTCGAGGGGAGTCCGGTCGATGAGCGTCTCCCCGGTGGTCCTGGCCGTCGTCCTCTCCCTCGTCTCCGCGGTCTGCTACGCCTCGGCCGCCGTGGTCCAGGAGCGGACCGCCGCGGACACCGCGAGCCTGCGGGGCACGCTGGTCCGCGGTTCCTGGTGGGGGTCCGTCGCTCTCAACGGCACCGGCGCGCTGCTGCACGTGGTCGCTCTGCGGTACGGGCCGCTGACCCTCGTGCAGCCGCTCGGCGCGCTGAGCCTCGTGGTGGCGGTGCCCCTGGGCTCGCTGGTCACCCGCCGCCGGACCTCGGGCACCCAGTGGCGCGGAACGGCGTTCACCCTCGTCGGACTGACCGCGCTGCTGACCGCCACCGCGTCGGGCGGCGCTCCGGCCGACACGCTGGGGACCGGCGAGGTCCTGGTGGTGGCGTTCGCCGCAGCGGCCGCCGTCGCGGTGCTCGTCCGTTCCGCCTCGGGCCGCTCCGCCGCCCCGGGCGGGGGCCT of the Streptomyces aurantiacus genome contains:
- a CDS encoding AraC family transcriptional regulator; translation: MLERLNEALEHIESRLDQRIEVTELARIAMTSEYHFRRLFSALAGLPLSEYIRRRRLTVAGAEVLAGERTLLEIAVRYGYGSGEAFARAFRTVHGVGPGEARRTGASLSSQPRLSFRLVVEGNSSMRYRIVEKEQFQVVGRKVRVPLVHEGMNPAIVEFIRGLGQDTLARISSLSDQEPAGILGVSDNLDPSRAEGTELDYYHGVVTRAAAPEDLDALVVPAGAWAVFESSGPFPLALQHMWRDVFTQWFPSNPYQSRPGPEILRTRLSPDAATADAELWLPVERTAS